Proteins encoded within one genomic window of Kibdelosporangium phytohabitans:
- a CDS encoding serine hydrolase domain-containing protein: protein MKTILIGAVVALTSVLVAPTASAATPAQILQAGAELGVRDGYPGVIGLVRNGPNTQLVQAGLGDRFAGVPADATAKFRIGSNTKAFISTVLLQLESEGKLSLDDTVAKWLPNAVRANGHDGTKISVRQLLNHTSGLPEYAADARVSLPYIANTDPRQPWPPQSLVDIALTNVPVGAPGEKFNYANTNYVLAGMAIKAVTGDEPAAEVQRRIIEPLGLRDTTYPTADPEMPAKSLHGHFWVGNFLIRDVTSSNVQVYGPAGAMVSTVNDLAAFERALFSGQLLPPAQMAELKTTVPISGGGGYGLGVGYASTPCGGVWNHSGAVLGYFSMWLTSEDGSKQVVTAANEFHMIGGTKGQQDVGKAALDAYCAL from the coding sequence ATGAAGACCATCCTGATCGGCGCGGTCGTCGCGCTGACGAGCGTGCTCGTCGCGCCCACCGCGAGCGCGGCGACTCCGGCCCAGATCCTGCAAGCCGGCGCGGAGCTGGGGGTCCGTGACGGCTACCCGGGCGTGATCGGCCTGGTCCGCAACGGGCCGAACACCCAGCTCGTGCAAGCGGGCCTGGGCGACCGGTTCGCCGGCGTGCCCGCGGACGCGACGGCGAAGTTCCGGATCGGCAGCAACACCAAGGCGTTCATCTCGACGGTCCTGTTGCAACTGGAGAGCGAGGGGAAGCTGTCCCTCGACGACACGGTGGCCAAGTGGCTGCCGAACGCGGTGCGGGCCAACGGCCACGACGGCACGAAGATCTCCGTCCGGCAACTGCTCAACCACACGTCCGGCCTCCCCGAGTACGCGGCGGACGCACGGGTCTCCCTGCCGTACATCGCGAACACCGATCCCCGCCAGCCCTGGCCGCCGCAGAGCCTGGTCGACATCGCGCTGACGAACGTCCCGGTCGGAGCGCCAGGGGAGAAGTTCAACTACGCCAACACGAACTACGTCCTGGCAGGCATGGCGATCAAAGCCGTCACCGGCGACGAGCCCGCCGCGGAAGTCCAGCGCCGCATCATCGAACCGTTGGGCCTGCGCGACACGACGTACCCGACTGCGGACCCGGAGATGCCCGCGAAGTCACTGCACGGTCACTTCTGGGTCGGCAATTTCCTGATCAGGGACGTGACATCCTCGAACGTCCAGGTCTACGGGCCGGCGGGAGCAATGGTGTCCACGGTGAACGACCTCGCGGCTTTCGAACGGGCGTTGTTCTCCGGCCAGTTGCTGCCGCCCGCGCAGATGGCTGAACTGAAGACGACTGTGCCGATCAGCGGTGGCGGCGGATACGGGTTGGGCGTCGGATACGCGTCCACACCTTGCGGTGGCGTGTGGAATCACTCAGGTGCCGTGCTCGGCTACTTCAGCATGTGGCTCACGAGTGAGGACGGCAGCAAGCAGGTGGTCACAGCTGCCAACGAGTTCCACATGATCGGCGGAACGAAGGGGCAGCAGGACGTCGGCAAGGCCGCGCTGGACGCGTACTGCGCCTTGTAG
- a CDS encoding tetratricopeptide repeat protein, with translation MGLEHARPAHIRVLGPDHPDTFHVRNNVAYWRAEAGDLAGAAASAKRLLGDVVRVFGADHALAHIVRANLEDWT, from the coding sequence GTGGGCCTCGAACACGCTCGACCTGCTCACATACGCGTTCTGGGCCCGGACCACCCGGACACGTTCCACGTCCGCAACAACGTGGCCTACTGGCGCGCGGAGGCAGGCGATCTGGCCGGGGCCGCCGCCTCGGCCAAGAGGCTACTCGGCGATGTGGTGCGGGTATTCGGCGCTGACCACGCTCTCGCCCATATCGTCCGCGCCAACCTCGAGGACTGGACGTGA
- a CDS encoding phosphocholine-specific phospholipase C, translated as MRRRDLLKAAGAGLLPVNLRQALAMPVPAGGMDAIEHVVILMQENRSFDHYYGTLRGVRGFSDPAAVRSVFQQAKSGGGTVLPYEVGDEFMEGTPHDWGTSHTAWNSGAQNNWVTSKGVRTMTYLRRRSLPFYYALADAFTLCDAYFCSEMGPTNPNRFYLFTGMIGYEPGSTRRAIDNDSWSDPNHAGYTWKTYAERLEAAGRTWGVYQEWDNYGDNSLEYFVTFLGVARKVLARTGFTKFQYFCDALLQANPAKQEQMLADLATGLGTLTTSERRLYDRALRRVRPGTLAASFKADVMADRLPAVSWIVAPYEESEHPTAGPNSGAHLVSGVLDGLASNPAVWNKTVVFLNYDENDGFFDHIPPPAPPVNADQGQSTVSVADEITLGVPIGLGARVPMMVVSPWSRGGNVCSEIFDHTSVIRFLEKWTGTAEPNISPWRRTVCGDLTSTLDFTAGGGYPSLPAPVPTSGPRPTYPAPPPSQAHPRHEPGIRPSRALPYVLEASGRVAADRFWIDFANTGMAGAHFYVHANAFRTDGPWRYTVGAKASVSDYWAAGGGPYDLIVSGPCGFVRRFVGNRNTSRSAVTLRYAAGENRVYLRMTNNDSATRTFTVSVGNRPGGPWTYSVAPGSSTEDYFTAVDGWYDVTATSPDFLRRFAGRMENGRHRTSDPVMGSGALAATVRSSSGKETQLDLGAVHTVTGLTCEGTGPYELYLGTRENQWHQAATGTLSDAATIRTWPTQARYIKLVANGSSGLSPMGW; from the coding sequence ATGAGGCGAAGGGACCTGCTCAAAGCAGCCGGTGCCGGCCTGCTGCCGGTCAACCTCCGGCAGGCACTGGCGATGCCGGTGCCTGCCGGCGGGATGGACGCCATCGAGCACGTGGTGATCCTGATGCAGGAGAACCGGTCCTTCGACCACTACTACGGGACGCTGCGCGGTGTCCGTGGCTTCAGCGACCCGGCGGCGGTCAGATCGGTTTTCCAGCAGGCGAAGTCGGGCGGCGGCACGGTACTGCCGTACGAGGTCGGCGACGAGTTCATGGAAGGCACGCCGCACGACTGGGGAACCAGCCACACGGCGTGGAACAGCGGCGCGCAGAACAACTGGGTGACGTCCAAAGGCGTGCGGACGATGACCTACCTGCGGCGGCGTTCGCTGCCGTTCTACTACGCGCTGGCCGACGCGTTCACGTTGTGCGACGCGTACTTCTGCTCCGAGATGGGCCCGACCAACCCGAACCGGTTCTACCTGTTCACCGGAATGATCGGCTACGAGCCGGGCTCGACGCGCCGGGCCATCGACAACGACTCGTGGTCGGACCCGAATCACGCCGGTTACACGTGGAAGACCTACGCCGAGCGCCTGGAAGCGGCAGGCCGCACCTGGGGCGTGTACCAGGAATGGGACAACTACGGCGACAACTCGCTGGAGTACTTCGTGACCTTCCTCGGTGTCGCCCGCAAAGTGCTGGCGCGCACGGGGTTCACCAAGTTCCAGTACTTCTGCGACGCCTTGCTCCAGGCGAATCCCGCCAAGCAGGAGCAGATGCTGGCGGACCTGGCCACCGGACTGGGGACGCTGACCACGAGCGAACGCCGCCTCTACGACCGGGCGCTGCGCCGCGTCCGGCCCGGCACGCTCGCGGCGTCGTTCAAGGCGGACGTCATGGCCGACCGGCTGCCCGCGGTGTCGTGGATCGTTGCCCCCTACGAGGAATCGGAGCACCCGACGGCCGGGCCGAACAGCGGCGCGCACCTCGTCAGCGGTGTGCTCGACGGGCTGGCGTCGAACCCGGCGGTGTGGAACAAGACCGTGGTTTTCCTCAACTACGACGAGAACGACGGGTTCTTCGACCACATCCCGCCGCCCGCACCGCCGGTGAACGCCGACCAGGGGCAGTCCACGGTGTCGGTCGCCGACGAGATCACCCTCGGCGTGCCGATCGGGCTCGGGGCCAGGGTGCCGATGATGGTGGTCTCGCCGTGGAGCAGGGGCGGGAACGTCTGTTCGGAGATCTTCGACCACACGTCGGTGATCAGGTTCCTCGAGAAGTGGACGGGGACGGCCGAGCCGAACATATCGCCGTGGCGACGGACGGTCTGCGGCGACCTGACGTCCACACTGGACTTCACGGCAGGTGGCGGTTACCCGTCGTTGCCTGCCCCGGTGCCGACCAGCGGCCCGCGGCCGACGTACCCGGCTCCCCCGCCGTCGCAGGCCCACCCGCGGCACGAGCCCGGCATCCGTCCGTCCCGCGCGCTGCCGTACGTGCTGGAGGCGTCCGGCCGGGTCGCGGCGGACAGGTTCTGGATCGACTTCGCCAACACAGGCATGGCGGGAGCCCATTTCTACGTACACGCCAACGCTTTCCGCACCGACGGCCCGTGGCGGTACACGGTCGGCGCCAAGGCTTCGGTGTCGGACTATTGGGCGGCGGGCGGCGGCCCGTATGACCTGATCGTCAGCGGGCCGTGCGGGTTCGTCAGGCGGTTCGTGGGCAACCGCAACACGTCACGCAGCGCCGTGACACTCCGGTACGCGGCGGGCGAGAACCGCGTGTACCTGCGGATGACCAACAACGACAGCGCTACCCGCACGTTCACGGTCAGCGTCGGCAACCGCCCAGGCGGGCCGTGGACCTATTCCGTGGCACCTGGCTCATCCACAGAGGACTACTTCACGGCCGTGGACGGCTGGTACGACGTGACCGCGACGTCACCGGACTTCCTGCGCCGGTTCGCAGGACGGATGGAGAACGGACGACATCGGACCAGCGACCCGGTGATGGGCTCAGGTGCGCTGGCAGCGACTGTGCGTTCGTCGTCAGGAAAGGAAACGCAGCTCGACCTCGGCGCTGTTCACACGGTCACAGGCCTGACCTGCGAGGGTACCGGCCCCTACGAGCTGTACCTCGGAACACGCGAGAACCAGTGGCACCAGGCAGCAACGGGCACGTTGTCCGACGCGGCGACCATTCGCACGTGGCCGACGCAGGCCCGGTACATCAAGCTCGTGGCGAACGGCAGTTCCGGCTTGTCACCCATGGGCTGGTAA
- a CDS encoding TIM-barrel domain-containing protein: MRLLAALVLIGVVLVPPPAAFADTAGNVTGFTGSGNTYTITAGSAKVRVAFARPDIFRLWLAPTGSFTDPAGTKLAIRTDFGQVTTTATDEGTYHRIATNALSLRVYKQPMRFELYKADNSTPVWRESAGLTWTSSQTTQRLARGADEQFYGTGLRLGDWALRDKSVPIAVDNKWRENNNASPAPFYLSTAGYGVMRNTWAKGQYDFASTVATRHDESRFDAYYFVGGSLKDVLGDYTDVTGKPFLAPIWGLEMGNADCWNASNPDYTGDHDRVRHQVTPDVVGYANDARAADMPSGWFLPNDGYGCSYKDLPKTVTDLKGKGFQTGLWTQRSLSNIDWEVGTAGTRAVKTDVAWVGGGYQGAFDGVQSAVDGIERNADARRFVWTVDGWAGTQRNAVVWTGDTYGTWDDMRWHVPAIAGAGFSGFNYAAGDVDGIFSGSPKTFVRDLQWKAFTPALMTMSGWGATNPQPGYNDKQPWRFADPYLSINRKYLKLKMRLTPYFYTLARAAADSGVPTVRAMALEFENDPTARGNATSGQFMAGNAFLVAPVVSDTTTRDRIYLPAGTWTDYWTGKVWTGPGWLDGYNAPLDTLPLFVRGGSIVPMWPQMNYAGEKPSTPITYDVYPNGTSTYDLYEDDGLTRAYKNGAAARQKVDVTAPTSGTGDVRVTVGALTGSYTGKLANRGYEFDLHVANAPSSVTLDGTALTKYTTRADYDAATSGWFYDGVLHTKSASRSTASGFTLVAAGVGIHTGTPVTGSPSIPKSAWKATADSEETASESGAAANAIDDKPETLWHTKWSGTAVPLPHELTIDMGASYGVDSVSYLPRQDSGSNGRIGRYEIYVSADRNAWGTAVAAGEWADTPGLKRASFTASTGRYVKIRALSEAGDSGPWTSAAEISATGAAR; the protein is encoded by the coding sequence ATGCGCCTACTGGCTGCGCTTGTGCTGATCGGGGTGGTCCTCGTACCGCCACCCGCCGCTTTCGCGGACACCGCCGGCAACGTCACCGGGTTCACCGGGTCCGGCAACACCTATACGATCACCGCCGGTTCGGCGAAAGTGCGTGTGGCCTTCGCCCGGCCGGACATTTTCCGGTTGTGGCTCGCACCGACCGGCAGCTTCACCGACCCGGCGGGCACCAAGCTGGCCATCCGCACGGACTTCGGCCAGGTCACCACGACGGCCACCGACGAAGGCACCTACCACCGCATCGCCACCAACGCTCTCTCACTGCGGGTCTACAAGCAGCCGATGCGCTTCGAGCTGTACAAAGCGGACAACTCGACGCCGGTGTGGCGTGAGTCGGCCGGGTTGACGTGGACGAGCAGCCAGACCACCCAGCGCCTGGCCAGGGGCGCCGACGAGCAGTTCTACGGCACGGGCCTGCGGCTGGGTGATTGGGCCCTGCGCGACAAGAGCGTCCCGATCGCCGTCGACAACAAGTGGCGCGAGAACAACAACGCGAGCCCGGCGCCGTTCTACCTGTCCACGGCCGGGTACGGCGTCATGCGCAACACGTGGGCGAAGGGCCAGTACGACTTCGCGTCCACTGTGGCCACACGGCACGACGAGAGCCGGTTCGACGCGTACTACTTCGTCGGCGGTTCACTCAAGGACGTCCTCGGCGACTACACCGACGTCACCGGCAAGCCCTTCCTCGCACCGATCTGGGGCCTGGAGATGGGCAACGCGGACTGCTGGAACGCCTCCAACCCGGACTACACCGGCGACCACGACCGCGTACGCCACCAGGTCACACCGGATGTCGTCGGATACGCCAACGACGCGCGGGCCGCGGACATGCCGTCCGGCTGGTTCCTGCCCAACGACGGGTACGGCTGTTCCTACAAGGATCTGCCGAAGACCGTGACCGACCTGAAGGGGAAGGGCTTCCAGACCGGTCTGTGGACGCAGCGCAGCCTGTCCAACATCGACTGGGAGGTCGGGACCGCGGGCACCCGCGCGGTGAAGACGGACGTCGCCTGGGTCGGCGGCGGCTACCAGGGCGCGTTCGACGGCGTCCAGTCCGCCGTCGACGGCATCGAGCGCAACGCCGACGCCCGGCGTTTCGTGTGGACGGTCGACGGCTGGGCGGGCACCCAGCGCAACGCGGTCGTCTGGACCGGCGACACGTACGGCACGTGGGACGACATGCGCTGGCACGTCCCGGCGATCGCCGGAGCCGGGTTCTCCGGGTTCAACTACGCCGCGGGCGACGTGGACGGCATCTTCTCCGGATCGCCCAAGACCTTCGTGCGTGACCTGCAGTGGAAGGCGTTCACCCCGGCGTTGATGACGATGTCCGGGTGGGGTGCGACGAACCCGCAGCCGGGCTACAACGACAAGCAGCCGTGGCGGTTCGCCGACCCGTACCTATCGATCAACCGCAAGTACCTCAAGCTGAAGATGCGCCTGACGCCGTACTTCTACACGCTGGCACGGGCCGCCGCCGATTCGGGCGTGCCGACCGTGCGTGCGATGGCGCTGGAGTTCGAGAACGACCCGACCGCCCGTGGCAACGCGACGTCCGGGCAGTTCATGGCGGGCAACGCCTTCCTCGTCGCCCCGGTCGTGTCCGACACGACCACCCGTGACCGGATCTACCTGCCCGCCGGGACGTGGACCGACTACTGGACCGGCAAGGTGTGGACCGGCCCTGGCTGGCTGGACGGCTACAACGCGCCGCTGGACACGTTGCCGCTGTTCGTTCGGGGCGGCTCGATCGTGCCGATGTGGCCGCAGATGAACTACGCCGGCGAGAAGCCCTCGACACCGATCACCTACGACGTGTACCCGAACGGCACGTCCACGTACGACCTGTACGAGGACGACGGCCTGACCAGGGCGTACAAGAACGGCGCCGCCGCACGGCAGAAGGTCGACGTCACCGCGCCGACCAGCGGCACTGGCGACGTCCGTGTCACCGTGGGCGCGTTGACCGGTTCGTACACCGGCAAGCTCGCCAACCGCGGCTACGAGTTCGACCTGCACGTGGCCAACGCGCCAAGTTCGGTCACGCTCGACGGCACAGCGCTGACCAAGTACACGACCCGGGCGGACTACGACGCCGCCACTTCCGGCTGGTTCTACGACGGTGTGCTGCACACCAAGTCCGCGTCGCGGTCGACCGCTTCCGGGTTCACGCTGGTCGCGGCGGGAGTCGGCATCCACACCGGGACGCCGGTCACCGGTTCGCCGTCGATCCCCAAGTCCGCGTGGAAAGCGACCGCGGACAGCGAGGAGACCGCGAGCGAGAGCGGCGCGGCCGCCAACGCGATCGACGACAAGCCGGAAACCCTGTGGCACACCAAGTGGTCCGGCACCGCAGTCCCGTTGCCGCACGAGCTCACCATCGACATGGGTGCCTCCTACGGCGTGGACAGCGTGTCCTACCTGCCCCGGCAGGACAGCGGGTCCAACGGCCGGATCGGTCGCTACGAGATCTACGTCTCCGCTGACAGGAACGCGTGGGGAACGGCGGTCGCGGCAGGCGAATGGGCCGACACGCCCGGGTTGAAACGTGCCTCGTTCACGGCGAGCACCGGGCGGTACGTGAAGATCCGGGCCTTGTCGGAGGCGGGTGACAGCGGGCCGTGGACCTCAGCGGCCGAGATCAGCGCGACAGGCGCGGCCCGATGA
- a CDS encoding bifunctional metallophosphatase/5'-nucleotidase, with translation MSRVGSVFRASLALGVVAAFVAVTPWAQTPAQPDEQWTPLTPIAVSHDTELGVSGRAAVKGKLLGFNDFHGALEPPSGSGGLVNGTPAGGVEYLTTHVKRLRASGAAAGRQVITVGAGDLVGATPLISAAFHDEPSVEVLSKLGLDVSSVGNHEFDEGVTELKRLQRGGCHPADGCQDGDGFDGAAYRYLAANVVDKKTRLPILAPVDIKFVQGVPVGFVGMTLKGTPGIVNPAGIQNVEFLDEIKTANLYADLLRLIGVKSLVLLVHEGGQQNPPPPVQDPSSCANFAGPITDIVKGLRPEYGVVVSGHTHRFYSCALPNSAGANTVVTSAGSSGTLVTDIDFTLNRASKRFAEVTARNVIAENGVRKPDGTWATDASGAFIRDPALVDADAKRIVDKYRTAVAPIANRIVGKITADIGRATTPAGESALGDVIADAQLAYTRTQASAQIALMNPGGIRADLSFAASQGGEAPGDITYGEAFTVQPFNNLVVTQTLTGAQLKEVLEQQFIGFGGQTVQRILQISAGFTYAYDSTKLAGDRVSALALGGTPVDPAASYRVTTNDFLANGGDGFTKLTAGTARATAPGFDVDALVAHLGAGAPVAPGPRDRITKLG, from the coding sequence GTGTCACGTGTCGGGTCGGTTTTCCGGGCCAGCCTGGCCCTCGGGGTGGTGGCGGCGTTCGTCGCGGTCACGCCGTGGGCGCAGACCCCGGCTCAGCCGGATGAGCAGTGGACACCGTTGACGCCGATCGCGGTCAGTCACGACACCGAACTCGGTGTGTCGGGCCGTGCGGCCGTCAAGGGCAAGCTGCTGGGCTTCAACGACTTCCACGGCGCACTCGAACCGCCGTCCGGCAGCGGCGGCCTGGTCAACGGGACACCGGCCGGTGGCGTGGAATACCTCACGACGCACGTCAAGCGCCTGCGCGCGTCCGGTGCGGCGGCGGGCAGGCAAGTGATCACGGTCGGCGCCGGCGACCTGGTCGGCGCGACACCGTTGATCAGCGCGGCGTTCCACGACGAACCGAGCGTGGAAGTGCTGTCCAAGCTCGGACTGGACGTCAGCTCGGTCGGCAACCACGAGTTCGACGAAGGCGTCACCGAACTCAAGCGCCTGCAGCGCGGCGGCTGCCACCCGGCGGACGGCTGCCAGGACGGCGACGGCTTCGACGGCGCCGCTTACCGCTACCTGGCCGCGAACGTCGTGGACAAGAAGACCCGGCTGCCGATCCTCGCGCCGGTGGACATCAAGTTCGTCCAGGGCGTGCCGGTCGGGTTCGTGGGGATGACGCTGAAGGGCACGCCGGGCATCGTCAACCCGGCGGGGATCCAGAACGTCGAGTTCCTCGACGAGATCAAGACCGCGAACCTCTACGCGGACCTGCTGCGCCTGATCGGCGTGAAATCGCTGGTGCTGCTGGTGCACGAGGGCGGCCAGCAGAACCCGCCGCCGCCCGTGCAGGACCCGTCGAGCTGCGCGAACTTCGCGGGCCCGATCACCGACATCGTCAAGGGCCTGCGCCCGGAGTACGGCGTGGTCGTCTCCGGCCACACCCACAGGTTCTACAGCTGCGCGCTGCCCAACTCCGCCGGTGCGAACACGGTGGTGACCAGCGCGGGCTCGAGCGGAACCCTGGTGACCGACATCGACTTCACCCTCAACCGGGCGAGCAAGCGCTTCGCTGAGGTCACCGCGCGGAACGTGATCGCCGAGAACGGTGTCCGCAAGCCGGACGGCACCTGGGCGACGGACGCGTCCGGCGCCTTCATCCGCGACCCGGCCCTGGTCGACGCGGACGCGAAACGGATCGTGGACAAGTACCGGACAGCGGTGGCCCCGATCGCGAACCGCATCGTCGGCAAGATCACCGCGGACATCGGCCGCGCCACCACACCGGCGGGGGAGAGCGCACTCGGCGACGTGATCGCCGACGCCCAGCTCGCATACACGAGAACGCAGGCATCAGCCCAGATAGCACTGATGAACCCGGGCGGGATCCGCGCGGACCTGAGCTTCGCGGCGTCACAAGGCGGTGAAGCCCCCGGCGACATCACGTACGGCGAGGCGTTCACGGTGCAGCCGTTCAACAACCTCGTGGTGACCCAGACCCTGACCGGCGCGCAGCTGAAGGAAGTCCTGGAGCAGCAGTTCATCGGGTTCGGCGGCCAGACCGTGCAGCGGATCCTGCAGATCTCGGCAGGTTTCACGTACGCGTACGACAGCACGAAGCTCGCTGGTGACCGGGTGTCCGCGTTGGCGCTCGGCGGCACGCCGGTCGACCCGGCCGCCAGCTACCGGGTCACCACCAACGACTTCCTGGCCAACGGTGGCGACGGCTTCACGAAACTGACCGCGGGCACAGCACGGGCGACCGCGCCGGGCTTCGACGTCGACGCGTTGGTGGCCCACCTCGGCGCAGGCGCACCCGTGGCCCCCGGCCCACGGGACAGGATCACCAAACTGGGCTGA